In Fundidesulfovibrio magnetotacticus, the following proteins share a genomic window:
- a CDS encoding aspartate aminotransferase family protein encodes MSDAFDALKERTQASVMNTYGRYPLALAKGSGCTLHDLDGREYLDLLAGIAVANLGHSHPEIADALARQARELVHVSNLFFQTPQVELAEALLGTWGPGRVFFCNSGAEANEGAIKLARRYQRTVRGQDRFEVITLTSSFHGRTLATLTATGQDKVKEHFQPLPEGFVTVPAGDLEALRAAFTPRTAAVLLEVVQGEGGVKLFPEAYLRGVQALCREQGALFMVDEIQTGMCRTGRWWAHQHHGLEPDVFTAAKALANGLPMGAVLATEEVARGFEPGSHATTFGGTPLVCAAALKTVEIMHRERIAERAARMGDFALALFADVAAQNPGKVKEVRGLGLMIGIDLAFDGQKVWEELMKRGFILNLTQGTVLRLLPPLVIEQEELRRFAQALSDVLAGQ; translated from the coding sequence ATGAGCGACGCATTCGACGCCCTGAAAGAACGGACCCAGGCGTCCGTGATGAACACCTACGGCCGCTACCCCCTGGCCCTGGCCAAGGGCAGCGGCTGCACCCTGCACGACCTGGACGGCCGCGAATACCTCGACCTCCTGGCGGGCATCGCAGTGGCCAACCTGGGCCACTCCCACCCCGAGATCGCCGACGCCCTGGCCCGCCAGGCCCGCGAGCTGGTGCACGTCTCCAACCTCTTCTTCCAGACGCCCCAGGTGGAGCTGGCCGAGGCCCTGCTGGGCACCTGGGGTCCGGGGCGCGTCTTCTTCTGCAACTCCGGGGCCGAGGCCAACGAGGGGGCCATCAAGCTCGCCCGGCGCTACCAGCGCACCGTGCGCGGGCAGGACCGCTTCGAGGTGATCACCCTCACCAGCTCCTTCCACGGCCGCACCCTGGCCACCCTCACGGCCACGGGTCAGGACAAGGTGAAGGAGCACTTCCAGCCGCTGCCCGAGGGCTTCGTCACCGTGCCCGCTGGCGACCTGGAGGCCCTGCGCGCGGCCTTCACCCCGCGCACTGCCGCCGTGCTCCTGGAGGTGGTGCAGGGCGAGGGCGGCGTGAAGCTCTTCCCCGAGGCCTACCTGCGGGGCGTGCAGGCCCTCTGCCGCGAGCAGGGCGCGCTCTTCATGGTGGACGAAATCCAGACCGGCATGTGCCGCACGGGCCGCTGGTGGGCCCACCAGCACCACGGGCTCGAGCCCGACGTGTTCACGGCGGCCAAGGCCCTGGCCAATGGCCTGCCCATGGGCGCGGTGCTGGCCACCGAGGAGGTGGCCCGGGGCTTCGAGCCCGGCAGCCACGCCACCACCTTCGGGGGAACGCCCCTGGTCTGCGCCGCCGCCCTCAAGACCGTGGAGATCATGCACCGCGAGCGCATTGCCGAGCGCGCCGCCCGCATGGGCGACTTCGCCCTGGCCCTCTTCGCGGACGTGGCCGCCCAGAACCCGGGCAAGGTGAAGGAAGTGCGCGGCCTGGGCCTGATGATCGGCATCGACCTCGCTTTCGACGGCCAGAAGGTCTGGGAAGAGCTCATGAAGCGCGGCTTCATCCTGAACCTCACCCAGGGCACCGTGCTCAGGCTCCTGCCGCCCCTGGTGATCGAGCAGGAAGAGCTGCGCCGCTTCGCCCAGGCCCTCTCCGACGTGCTGGCCGGCCAGTAG
- the dut gene encoding dUTP diphosphatase has protein sequence MTCQPKPVPLRVKFLHPVWEEFPLEPATQGSAGIDLRAAMDVPAVDIPPGGRHAFGTGLAIEIAEPGLAGFVYSRSGLGAKHGLTVAQGVGVIDPDYRGEIVVWLLNTSETHKTVARGERIAQLLVMPYRQAAIQAADELGDTSRGAGGFGHTGSV, from the coding sequence GTGACCTGCCAGCCCAAGCCCGTCCCCCTGAGGGTGAAGTTTCTCCATCCCGTCTGGGAGGAATTCCCCCTGGAGCCCGCCACGCAGGGCTCCGCGGGCATCGACCTGCGCGCCGCCATGGACGTGCCCGCCGTGGACATTCCCCCCGGGGGACGCCACGCCTTCGGCACGGGCCTGGCCATCGAGATCGCCGAGCCGGGCCTGGCCGGGTTCGTCTATTCCCGCTCGGGCCTCGGGGCCAAGCACGGCCTCACCGTGGCCCAGGGCGTGGGCGTCATCGACCCCGACTACCGGGGGGAGATCGTCGTCTGGCTGCTCAACACCTCCGAAACCCACAAGACCGTCGCGCGAGGGGAGCGCATTGCCCAGCTTCTCGTCATGCCCTACCGGCAGGCGGCCATCCAGGCCGCAGACGAGCTGGGCGACACGAGCCGAGGAGCCGGCGGCTTCGGCCACACCGGCTCCGTCTGA